A genomic window from Levilactobacillus yonginensis includes:
- a CDS encoding FusB/FusC family EF-G-binding protein: MKPTITTYEYSYITQQVNDLVSAYLSINDRRMRDTVRATTLERITPLLPSEEPISQEFLRRLQPDRLSRDAAAKLLPTLEPLVVPFPELSIKQLSKLFRKVKKLKQPEWADLNLHELTYLGWNDGGSQKKYLVAPYQDRLIGIQGDLAPQVVKGVCAICQTIGNVSLFVSTTKKSGLGTYTRNGNYICRDSAQCNRQLTDPQALAEFLSIVRPKR; this comes from the coding sequence ATGAAACCGACAATTACCACCTATGAATACAGTTATATTACCCAGCAGGTCAATGACCTGGTCAGTGCTTACCTATCAATCAACGACCGACGGATGCGGGATACCGTTCGGGCGACGACGTTGGAGCGCATTACGCCACTACTTCCTAGTGAGGAACCAATTAGCCAGGAATTCTTGCGACGGTTACAACCAGATCGTTTATCACGGGACGCAGCGGCCAAGCTACTGCCGACGTTAGAACCCTTAGTCGTACCTTTTCCGGAGCTATCGATTAAGCAACTGAGTAAGCTGTTTCGTAAGGTGAAGAAGCTTAAGCAGCCAGAGTGGGCGGACTTAAACTTACACGAACTGACCTATCTAGGGTGGAACGACGGTGGCAGCCAGAAGAAGTATCTGGTAGCACCGTACCAGGATCGCTTAATTGGCATTCAAGGTGACCTCGCCCCCCAAGTGGTGAAGGGTGTTTGCGCCATTTGCCAGACGATTGGGAACGTTTCGTTGTTTGTGTCGACGACCAAGAAGTCGGGACTGGGGACCTACACGCGTAACGGTAACTATATTTGCCGCGACAGCGCGCAGTGTAACCGTCAGTTGACTGACCCACAGGCACTCGCCGAGTTTTTAAGCATTGTCCGACCAAAACGATAA
- a CDS encoding sugar O-acetyltransferase produces the protein MKTEKEKFLAGEPYNIMDPELAADETKARRLCKELNELDDTATQEKDYIIRQLFGSVGERPCVQPNFRCDFGYNIHVGDDFMCNYDNVILDIAPVTIGDHCMMAPHVQIYAAYHPLDPAGRDAFIGLGKPVTIGDHVWIGGGAVILPGVTLGNNVVVGANSTVTKSFGDNVVIAGSPARVVRENVPNTDTADI, from the coding sequence ATGAAAACTGAAAAAGAAAAATTTCTCGCTGGCGAGCCCTACAACATCATGGACCCCGAACTCGCCGCTGATGAGACCAAGGCACGACGACTCTGCAAGGAATTAAACGAGTTAGATGATACCGCCACTCAGGAAAAAGACTACATCATCCGCCAGCTCTTTGGTTCCGTCGGTGAACGTCCTTGCGTGCAACCCAACTTCCGCTGTGACTTTGGCTATAACATCCACGTCGGTGATGACTTCATGTGTAACTATGACAACGTCATCTTGGACATCGCACCAGTTACCATTGGGGATCACTGCATGATGGCGCCCCACGTCCAAATCTACGCCGCCTACCATCCCCTTGACCCAGCAGGTCGCGATGCCTTCATTGGCCTGGGCAAACCCGTCACGATTGGCGACCACGTCTGGATCGGTGGCGGTGCCGTTATCTTGCCCGGCGTCACCTTAGGCAATAACGTGGTCGTGGGGGCCAATTCCACGGTCACCAAGTCCTTCGGTGACAACGTGGTGATTGCCGGTAGCCCCGCCCGCGTGGTTCGTGAAAACGTGCCAAATACTGATACCGCGGATATCTAG
- a CDS encoding IS30 family transposase: MNERRRIGDWELDTVQGKVGEEVLVTAVDRKTRYTLITKALRKNSESINEALLAMFSRVPKEFIHSITPDHGTEFLQLADIRDELQVTIYWPDPYSPEQRGTNENTNGLIREYFPKGKSLNGHNLEEVLKCQNRLNRRPKRVLDYRTPEEILFDKVLRLV; encoded by the coding sequence ATTAATGAACGTCGTCGCATCGGGGATTGGGAACTCGACACAGTTCAAGGAAAAGTTGGTGAAGAAGTTCTAGTGACTGCCGTTGATCGTAAAACACGATATACCTTGATTACTAAGGCATTGCGTAAGAATTCTGAGTCAATAAACGAGGCTCTATTGGCCATGTTTAGCCGTGTTCCTAAGGAATTTATCCACTCAATTACGCCGGACCACGGAACTGAATTCTTACAACTAGCAGATATTCGCGATGAGTTACAAGTGACCATTTACTGGCCGGATCCATATTCGCCAGAACAACGTGGAACCAATGAAAATACCAATGGGTTAATTCGAGAATATTTTCCTAAAGGGAAAAGCCTCAACGGTCACAACCTAGAGGAAGTTTTGAAGTGCCAGAATCGGCTAAATCGACGACCTAAAAGAGTTTTAGACTATCGTACCCCGGAAGAAATTTTATTTGATAAAGTGTTGCGCTTGGTTTGA
- a CDS encoding transposase: MNKKTHSGYNYLTTKKSKGVLAMSYHHLTINERESILELSAKGLSIRGIALKLRRSPSSISRELGRLNGHYSPSEAQKDYRKRRRNSHKPRLLDQLPQLCSRIAYLIRERQWSPQQIANRLKLEG, encoded by the coding sequence TTGAATAAAAAAACCCATAGCGGGTACAATTACTTAACGACCAAGAAAAGCAAAGGAGTACTCGCTATGAGCTATCACCATCTTACTATAAATGAACGAGAAAGTATTCTAGAACTTTCGGCTAAAGGATTATCAATTCGTGGGATTGCCTTGAAGTTACGGCGTTCACCTAGTTCAATTTCGAGAGAATTAGGTCGTTTGAATGGGCACTATTCACCATCTGAGGCTCAAAAGGATTATCGAAAACGACGCCGAAATAGCCACAAACCCCGACTTCTTGATCAGCTACCTCAACTGTGTTCAAGAATTGCCTATTTAATCAGGGAACGCCAATGGTCCCCACAACAGATCGCCAATCGTCTGAAATTAGAGGGCTAA